A stretch of DNA from uncultured Methanobrevibacter sp.:
CAATTAGAGAAGTTAGACCTGCGAATAAGATACATAAGAAGAATAATGGTCCAATAACAGATGCCCAAGGCCCCATTACATTAAATACCTTTGGGAAAACAACAAATGCCAAACCTGTTCCTTCAGTAACCAATTCGTTGAATGGAATTCCACTGGTTAAAGTCATGAATCCTAAGATTGAGAAGATTCCAATTGCATTGAACACTTCAAATCCAGAGTTGGAAAATGCTACAATCAAAGCATTGTCAGTTAATTTGGAATCCTCAGGAAGGTAGCTTGCATAGGTAAGTGCAATTGACATACCTAAACTAAGTGAAAATACGATTTGACCAAATGCCGCCAACCACACGTTCAAATTGGTTAAAGCAGACCAATCAGGAGTGAATATCTGAGTATAACCTATTGAAGCACCAGGTAAAGTCAAGGAAAATGCAACAATCACAATCACAATCAAAACTAAGACAGGTAATAATATTTTGCTTACTTTACCAATACCTTCATTCAAGTCTTTTTGGACAATTGCCCATGAACTTAACCAAACAAGAAAAACAGATATGAGAACCCATGGAACAATGGTAAAAATACCAGAAAGGGAATCAGAGGCATGTAAAACATTAACTGTAAAGAACAAATCAGGATTTGCACCCCATGCCTTGGTTAAACTCAAAGCAACATATATCAAATCCCAAGCAACTACACAAACATAATAAGTTGTGATTAAGAATACAACCAATATGATGAACCAAGCAATAGGTTCCAATCTAGGCTTGATGGTGAAAAATATCTTGGACAAGGATGTTTTGAATTTAAATCCTACTGCATATTCCACTAAAACAAATGAGATCCCTAAAATAAATAATGATACTATATAAGGAATCATGAATGATCCCCCACCATTGGAATAAAGAACATTTGGGAAACGCCAAATATTACCTAAACCAACAGCAGAACCAATCATTGCCAAAACAAAGGCAATGTTACTATCCCACACAGACTTTTCAGACGCCATAAAAATCACATATAAATAATAAAAATATAATAACAGTACAAAATTATAATAACAATATAAAATTATAATAAAAGTTTAATAAGAATATATTACTTGAAACTAGTAAATAAAACTTGTTAAAATAATTAAGTATTTTGATAAAAAATAGGGTTAATTAGAATTATAAAAAATAATGTATTGAAAAAATAAAAATAAAAAATAAAAAGAACTTAAATGGATTAAACCATTTAAGTAAAAATCATATTTAAGCTGCTTCATCAAAAGGTACTTTTTCACCAAGTACTCTTAATCCGAGGTACATTACTACAATAGCCACAGGGATTGAAATGTACCATTGGATACCGAATCCTGCAGGGATGTAACCGAATATGATAGCAATAGCTGCAACAAATATTGCATAGTATATCTGAGTACTTACGTGGTCAATGTGGTTACAGCTTGTACCCATAGAGGATAAAATTGTGGTATCTGAAATTGGTGAACAGTGGTCACCGAAAATAGCACCAGTCAATACACCACTAGTACATACGATTACAAAGCCCATTTCAGGGTTAACTGCCCAAGCAAGAGGAATGGTTAATGGCATTAAAATACTCATAGTACCATATGAAGTACCTGTTGCAAAGGAAATCAAAGCACCTAAAACGAAGATTAATGTTGGTAAGATAAATATAGGTATTGCACCTGCCAATACACCTACTAAGTAATCAGCAGTACCTAATTCACCAATAACTCCACCTAAGGACCAAGCAAGGAGTAAAATTACACCAGTGATAACGATAGTTTTCATACCGCCAACCCACTCAGCGATAGCTTCTTCGATGGTCATGATTTTTTGGAGCACAGCCATGAGGATAGCTACAATAGAAGCAAGCAATGCTGCCTGGAACAAAGCAACAGATGCATCAGAAGCTGCTAATGCTTCAAATATACCGTTGAATGATAATGGAGAGGTTTTCATTAAGGTAATTAAAGCTTGATCTTCTCCACCTAAGATAGTGGTATATCCGCTCCAATAGAATGCAATAAGTGCACCGACAATCAATACACCAATAGGAATGATTGCATTCCAAACAGATAATTTGATACCATCAACCGGTTTAACGTCATCAAAACTGGTTGCTTCAAGAGATTCGACTGGTTCATCTTCTTTTCTAGCACGTGCTCTTTTCTCTGCTTCTTTCATTGGTCCGAATTCATAGTAGGTAATTGCAGAGATAACAATGAAGATTAAGATTAAAATGTTATAGAATCTAAATGGAATAGTTTGTAAAAATATACCGAATCCACTTACATTCATTCCAATGGATTGGAAACCTTGAGTAATTAAACTGAGTTCTAAACCAATCCAGGTAGAAATAATAGCAATACCTGCAACAGGAGCTGCAGTTGCGTCTACTACAAATGCTAATTTTTCTCTGGATACATGAAGTTTGTCCATAACAGGTCTCATAATAGGACCTACAATTAAAGAGTTAGCGTAATCGTCAAAGAATACACATAAACCTAAAAGTTCAGTGAATAATTGAGCTTTTCTAGGAGTGTCAGCACGTTTAGCAAATTCATCTGCTAAAGCTTTTGCACCACCCATTTTTGTTACTAATTGGATGATACCACCAATAAGT
This window harbors:
- a CDS encoding sodium-dependent transporter translates to MASEKSVWDSNIAFVLAMIGSAVGLGNIWRFPNVLYSNGGGSFMIPYIVSLFILGISFVLVEYAVGFKFKTSLSKIFFTIKPRLEPIAWFIILVVFLITTYYVCVVAWDLIYVALSLTKAWGANPDLFFTVNVLHASDSLSGIFTIVPWVLISVFLVWLSSWAIVQKDLNEGIGKVSKILLPVLVLIVIVIVAFSLTLPGASIGYTQIFTPDWSALTNLNVWLAAFGQIVFSLSLGMSIALTYASYLPEDSKLTDNALIVAFSNSGFEVFNAIGIFSILGFMTLTSGIPFNELVTEGTGLAFVVFPKVFNVMGPWASVIGPLFFLCILFAGLTSLIALLEVASFAISEKFGFSRRKSATLVCVVGFCISCLFATAAGSYLLGIFDAFLNNFALLFGVFLECIIFGWIYNFDELVEVLNSHSTIQMDPFWKIIIKYILPICIFVLWAQGVYSTILTGDTTSHMIMLALVIVLVVVPIVFTLLPAKNEDYYKPIQDD
- a CDS encoding Na+/H+ antiporter NhaC family protein, with protein sequence MEMNRNLKIGLIVAISVIALFVLSLLITNAPAGDDNAVRFGILTLLPPLVAIALAFITKETILSLFIGVFVGEFMVSVNDLNIISSAINAFLAMGTQIISCMADPWNAGIILQCLLIGGIIQLVTKMGGAKALADEFAKRADTPRKAQLFTELLGLCVFFDDYANSLIVGPIMRPVMDKLHVSREKLAFVVDATAAPVAGIAIISTWIGLELSLITQGFQSIGMNVSGFGIFLQTIPFRFYNILILIFIVISAITYYEFGPMKEAEKRARARKEDEPVESLEATSFDDVKPVDGIKLSVWNAIIPIGVLIVGALIAFYWSGYTTILGGEDQALITLMKTSPLSFNGIFEALAASDASVALFQAALLASIVAILMAVLQKIMTIEEAIAEWVGGMKTIVITGVILLLAWSLGGVIGELGTADYLVGVLAGAIPIFILPTLIFVLGALISFATGTSYGTMSILMPLTIPLAWAVNPEMGFVIVCTSGVLTGAIFGDHCSPISDTTILSSMGTSCNHIDHVSTQIYYAIFVAAIAIIFGYIPAGFGIQWYISIPVAIVVMYLGLRVLGEKVPFDEAA